The following are from one region of the Bacillota bacterium genome:
- a CDS encoding SH3 domain-containing protein: MGRLRELVNQIQEKEEPLLELYERVQEAASKVTERNLASQMYRYQKFQVASLGLLKGEAPEKFEAFGQVSDDDVNLRTGPGPRYELVRTVQKGTPAIIMESEGNWVNLRLPDGAEGWVFKAYVKKEDNT; this comes from the coding sequence ATGGGCCGCCTGCGGGAACTGGTCAATCAGATTCAGGAAAAAGAGGAGCCCCTCCTGGAACTCTATGAGAGGGTCCAGGAAGCTGCGTCCAAGGTGACCGAGAGGAACCTGGCTTCGCAGATGTACCGGTACCAGAAGTTCCAGGTAGCAAGCCTGGGTCTCCTGAAGGGAGAGGCGCCCGAGAAGTTTGAGGCCTTCGGCCAAGTGTCCGATGATGACGTCAACCTCAGGACGGGACCAGGGCCCCGTTACGAGCTGGTGCGCACTGTTCAGAAGGGGACTCCCGCCATCATCATGGAGTCCGAGGGAAACTGGGTGAACCTGCGGCTTCCCGATGGTGCCGAGGGCTGGGTGTTCAAGGCCTACGTGAAGAAGGAAGACAACACTTAA
- a CDS encoding ABC transporter substrate-binding protein: protein MAVLVVTLLASLAGCGQPQPAPEEEEGEEEPVATESIKIGIIAPMTGETPTFGASTRDGVLLAVEEYNAKGGVLGRQIEWVLEDDKGDAVEAANAGRKLVNQDKVVAIIGSVYSVCSLAIAPIAQEAKIPMISPTSTNERVTLTGDYIFRACFIDPFQGFVMAKFSTENLQAKTAAVLYDIENDYTKGLAEEFKKHLENMGGTVVAFETHASGDQDFRAQLTKIKAAEPEVLFLPQYYQTAALQAKQVREMGWDVQMLGADGWDSPDLISIAGDAIEGGYHANHYSPDSDTPVAQAFLKAYNDKYGKTPDALAALAYDAALILFEAIEKAGSTEGSAIRDAMAATDLEVVSGKTTYDANRNPIKAAVVNKIENGKFKFYTVVNP, encoded by the coding sequence GTGGCCGTTCTGGTCGTTACGCTCCTAGCCAGCTTGGCAGGATGCGGCCAGCCGCAGCCTGCCCCTGAGGAGGAGGAAGGCGAGGAAGAACCGGTTGCCACCGAGAGCATCAAGATCGGTATCATCGCCCCGATGACCGGAGAGACGCCCACCTTCGGCGCATCCACCAGGGACGGTGTGCTCCTAGCCGTTGAGGAGTACAACGCCAAGGGCGGCGTCCTGGGCAGGCAGATAGAATGGGTCCTGGAGGACGACAAGGGTGACGCTGTCGAGGCGGCCAACGCCGGGCGGAAGCTGGTAAACCAGGATAAGGTAGTGGCGATTATTGGCTCCGTGTACTCCGTGTGCAGCCTGGCCATCGCCCCCATAGCCCAGGAGGCCAAGATCCCCATGATCAGCCCGACCTCCACCAACGAGCGGGTGACGCTGACCGGCGACTACATCTTCCGGGCTTGCTTCATCGACCCGTTCCAGGGCTTCGTCATGGCCAAGTTCAGCACCGAAAACCTGCAGGCCAAGACCGCGGCCGTGTTGTATGACATAGAGAACGACTACACCAAGGGACTGGCTGAGGAGTTCAAGAAGCACCTTGAGAACATGGGCGGCACCGTGGTGGCCTTTGAGACCCACGCCAGCGGCGACCAGGACTTCAGGGCACAGCTGACCAAGATCAAGGCCGCTGAGCCCGAGGTGCTGTTCCTGCCCCAGTACTACCAGACCGCCGCTCTCCAAGCCAAGCAGGTGAGGGAGATGGGCTGGGACGTCCAGATGTTAGGTGCTGACGGCTGGGACTCCCCGGACCTCATCTCCATCGCCGGGGATGCCATCGAGGGCGGCTACCACGCCAACCACTATTCGCCGGACTCCGACACCCCCGTCGCCCAGGCATTCTTGAAGGCCTACAATGACAAGTACGGCAAGACCCCGGACGCCCTGGCCGCCCTGGCCTACGATGCAGCGCTGATCCTCTTTGAGGCCATCGAGAAGGCCGGTTCCACTGAGGGCTCCGCCATTCGCGACGCCATGGCCGCCACCGATCTTGAGGTGGTGTCCGGCAAGACTACGTATGACGCCAACCGCAACCCCATCAAGGCTGCCGTTGTCAACAAGATCGAGAACGGCAAGTTCAAGTTCTACACCGTGGTTAACCCCTAA
- the glnA gene encoding type I glutamate--ammonia ligase, with amino-acid sequence MPGTETGREEVLKKLADLKVQFIRLQFTDILGIIKNVAIPVEQAEKALTGGIAFDGSSVEGFVRIEESDMRLMPDPDTLAVFPWTVSSTPTARLICDVITSKGEPFEGCPRRILKRAIARAEAMGYQMMAGPEPEFFLFLRDSGGMPTVHTQDQAGYFDLCPIDYGEEARRDMVVALQKMGFEIEASHHEVAPGQHEIDFKYADALKTADSISTFRLVVRIVAQQHNFHATFMPKPIFGINGSGMHTHMSLMVDGKNAFDKPGNPYGLSDECIYYIGGLLRHAPGFTAICNPLVNSYKRLVPGYEAPVYIAWSERNRSPLVRVPEGRGMSARVELRSPDPSCNPYLALAVMLTAGLDGIENRISPPEPVNRNIYTLTASEREDMGIPSLPGNLYAAIEELKKDVLIREALGEHIFHRFIEAKIIEWDTYRTQVHDWEINQYLGVF; translated from the coding sequence GTGCCAGGAACCGAGACAGGCAGGGAGGAAGTCCTAAAGAAACTGGCCGATCTTAAGGTGCAATTCATCCGCCTCCAGTTCACCGATATCCTGGGCATCATCAAGAACGTGGCCATCCCTGTGGAGCAGGCGGAGAAGGCGCTCACCGGAGGCATAGCCTTCGATGGTTCCTCCGTGGAGGGATTTGTCCGCATAGAGGAGTCCGACATGAGGCTCATGCCGGATCCTGATACCCTGGCGGTGTTCCCATGGACCGTAAGCAGCACGCCTACGGCACGGCTGATCTGCGATGTCATCACGTCCAAGGGCGAACCCTTCGAGGGATGTCCCAGGCGCATACTGAAGAGGGCCATTGCGAGGGCGGAAGCCATGGGGTACCAGATGATGGCTGGGCCAGAACCCGAGTTCTTCCTGTTCCTCAGGGATTCCGGGGGCATGCCCACGGTCCATACCCAGGATCAAGCAGGGTACTTCGACCTGTGTCCCATTGACTACGGGGAGGAGGCCCGCAGGGACATGGTGGTGGCCCTGCAGAAGATGGGGTTCGAGATAGAGGCATCCCACCATGAGGTGGCCCCTGGCCAGCACGAAATCGACTTCAAGTACGCCGATGCCCTGAAGACGGCGGACAGCATCTCTACCTTCCGGCTGGTCGTGCGGATCGTCGCCCAGCAGCATAACTTCCATGCCACCTTTATGCCCAAGCCTATCTTCGGCATCAACGGCTCCGGCATGCATACACACATGTCTCTCATGGTGGACGGGAAGAATGCCTTTGACAAGCCGGGGAACCCCTACGGTCTTAGCGACGAGTGCATCTACTACATAGGGGGGCTCCTGAGGCACGCCCCCGGGTTCACCGCCATTTGCAACCCCCTGGTGAATTCCTACAAGCGGCTGGTGCCCGGGTACGAAGCCCCTGTTTACATAGCGTGGTCGGAACGCAACAGGAGCCCCTTGGTGCGGGTGCCCGAGGGCCGTGGCATGTCCGCCCGGGTGGAGCTGAGGAGCCCGGATCCATCGTGCAACCCCTACCTGGCGCTGGCAGTCATGCTCACGGCCGGACTCGACGGGATCGAGAACAGGATCTCGCCCCCGGAACCGGTGAACCGGAACATCTACACCCTCACGGCCTCCGAGAGGGAGGACATGGGCATCCCGAGCCTTCCTGGGAACCTCTACGCGGCCATTGAGGAACTAAAGAAGGATGTGTTGATCCGGGAGGCCCTGGGAGAGCACATCTTCCATCGCTTCATCGAGGCCAAGATCATAGAGTGGGACACGTACAGGACACAGGTCCATGACTGGGAGATAAACCAGTACCTGGGGGTGTTCTAG
- a CDS encoding EamA family transporter has translation MAFFFALATMFLWGTSPLLGKIALARLDPVVALTLRSGVITLCLLALSLFSGKLGALGQVDARSALWITMEGISGSLLGHLAYFYALKMGNLAQVIPVTAAYPLVAALWGVVLLGDRLTVGRGLGALLVVIGVWLVSRS, from the coding sequence ATGGCCTTCTTCTTCGCCCTGGCTACCATGTTCCTGTGGGGCACCTCCCCTCTCCTGGGGAAGATAGCCCTGGCACGGCTGGATCCTGTTGTCGCCCTGACACTCAGGAGCGGCGTGATAACCCTTTGTCTCCTTGCCTTGTCTCTCTTTTCGGGGAAGCTCGGGGCCCTGGGCCAGGTTGATGCCAGGTCTGCCCTGTGGATTACGATGGAGGGCATCTCAGGGTCTTTGCTGGGGCACCTGGCCTACTTCTATGCGCTGAAGATGGGGAACCTGGCCCAGGTCATCCCGGTTACAGCGGCCTATCCCCTGGTGGCGGCCTTGTGGGGCGTGGTGCTCCTGGGTGACCGCCTCACTGTAGGCCGCGGGCTGGGGGCACTCCTTGTGGTGATAGGAGTATGGCTGGTGAGCCGCAGCTAG
- the nadE gene encoding NAD(+) synthase yields MTVPGMAEYVDRLVHWLKAQGAGAGAAGAVVGISGGVDSAVVAALLKRAFPATTLGIIMPCDSLPRDIEDARLVAQALEVPFKEVGLGHAFRAVLGAMGKEEGPGRRLAEANLKPRLRMLVLYYHANLRNYLVAGTGNRSELKVGYFTKHGDGGVDLLPLARMVKSQVKEAARLLGVPCKVIEKPPTAGLWPGQTDEAEMGVTYEVLDNYILAGEAPEDARGIIESMARRSAHKLSPPVMPDFEP; encoded by the coding sequence TTGACGGTTCCAGGCATGGCCGAGTACGTCGACAGGCTGGTACACTGGCTCAAGGCCCAGGGTGCCGGGGCCGGTGCTGCCGGGGCGGTGGTAGGGATCAGCGGTGGTGTGGATTCCGCTGTGGTTGCGGCCCTTCTGAAGCGGGCGTTCCCCGCCACTACCCTAGGGATCATCATGCCCTGTGACAGCCTGCCCCGGGATATCGAGGACGCCCGCCTGGTGGCCCAGGCACTGGAGGTGCCCTTCAAGGAAGTCGGCCTTGGCCACGCCTTCAGGGCAGTCCTGGGGGCCATGGGGAAGGAGGAGGGCCCGGGCCGTAGACTGGCTGAGGCCAACCTGAAGCCTCGCCTTCGCATGCTGGTCCTCTACTATCACGCGAACCTCCGCAACTACCTGGTGGCAGGCACCGGCAACCGCAGCGAGCTGAAGGTGGGCTACTTCACCAAGCACGGTGATGGCGGCGTTGACCTGTTGCCCCTGGCCCGCATGGTGAAGTCCCAGGTGAAAGAGGCCGCCCGTTTGCTGGGCGTTCCATGCAAGGTCATTGAGAAGCCACCCACGGCGGGGCTATGGCCCGGCCAGACCGACGAAGCCGAGATGGGAGTAACCTACGAGGTGCTGGACAACTACATCCTGGCGGGTGAGGCTCCGGAGGATGCCCGGGGGATCATCGAGTCGATGGCTAGGAGGAGCGCCCACAAGCTCAGCCCTCCAGTGATGCCGGACTTCGAGCCTTGA
- a CDS encoding CCA tRNA nucleotidyltransferase: MWTNIFPLAVMSVLTREAVPGHVAGVLDTLVLHGHQAYLVGGACRDLLMGTEPKDWDVATSASPVDILKAFPHHPTLEVGALFGTIVLMTQGGPVEVTTFRSEASYTDSRHPDSVSFHGDIHMDLARRDFTVNAMAWRWPGGPMLDPFRGKRDLSRQAVRAVGDPQERIAEDPLRMLRALRFIARGWRLERATQKAMQCHSGLLSKVSRERVRDEFSHILLGSHVARAAWLMCDLGLMAHVIPELLEGRSVRGIRGPFDNVTEHSIAILHYLRPDLGLRLAGLLHDVAKPRTWRREDGTSHFHGHDSEGASMAREILRRLRFDNATQERVVLLVREHMFQVGPSISDAGLRRLVGRVGRDNVLDLFELRQADILASGGIPGPAFRGSLAQVKAILQGHHAVDTRDLAVDGHDVMEVLGIPEGPRVGRVLRVLLETVLEDPSANEREYLLGLLGEMARRKET, translated from the coding sequence TTGTGGACGAACATCTTTCCCCTGGCGGTGATGAGCGTGCTTACCCGGGAGGCTGTACCCGGCCACGTTGCCGGTGTCCTGGATACCCTGGTCCTTCACGGCCACCAGGCTTACCTGGTGGGAGGGGCCTGCCGTGACCTGCTCATGGGCACCGAACCCAAGGATTGGGACGTGGCCACATCGGCAAGCCCCGTGGATATCCTAAAGGCCTTTCCCCACCACCCCACCCTGGAGGTGGGGGCGCTCTTCGGCACCATCGTTCTAATGACTCAGGGGGGACCGGTGGAGGTGACTACCTTCCGCAGTGAGGCCTCATACACCGATTCCCGGCACCCTGACAGTGTCAGTTTCCACGGGGACATCCACATGGACTTGGCGCGCCGGGACTTCACCGTAAACGCCATGGCCTGGCGCTGGCCCGGCGGGCCCATGCTGGATCCCTTCCGTGGAAAGAGAGACCTGAGCCGCCAGGCGGTCAGGGCCGTGGGGGACCCCCAGGAGCGCATCGCCGAGGACCCCTTGCGAATGCTCCGCGCCCTAAGGTTTATCGCCCGGGGCTGGAGGCTGGAGCGGGCCACCCAGAAGGCCATGCAGTGTCATTCCGGCCTCCTTTCCAAGGTCTCCAGGGAACGGGTGAGGGACGAGTTCTCCCACATCCTCCTGGGCAGCCATGTAGCCCGGGCTGCCTGGCTGATGTGCGACCTGGGGCTGATGGCCCACGTCATCCCGGAACTCCTGGAGGGGAGGTCAGTGAGGGGTATCCGCGGCCCCTTTGATAATGTAACGGAGCACTCCATCGCCATCCTCCACTACCTGCGGCCGGACCTCGGCCTCAGGTTGGCCGGCCTCCTCCACGACGTAGCCAAGCCCCGCACCTGGAGGCGGGAGGACGGCACGAGCCACTTCCACGGGCATGACAGCGAGGGGGCCTCCATGGCCCGGGAGATCCTCAGGCGCCTCAGGTTCGATAACGCCACCCAGGAACGGGTGGTGCTTCTAGTGCGTGAACACATGTTCCAGGTGGGACCCTCCATCAGTGACGCCGGCCTCAGGCGCCTGGTGGGCCGGGTAGGCCGGGACAACGTGCTGGACCTGTTTGAACTCAGGCAGGCTGACATACTGGCCTCAGGCGGCATCCCCGGCCCTGCCTTCCGGGGGAGTCTTGCCCAGGTGAAGGCCATCCTCCAAGGGCACCACGCGGTGGATACCCGGGACCTTGCCGTGGACGGCCATGATGTCATGGAGGTACTGGGGATCCCGGAGGGGCCCAGGGTCGGCAGGGTTCTCAGGGTCCTCCTCGAAACTGTCCTGGAGGACCCTTCCGCCAACGAGCGCGAGTACCTCCTGGGACTCCTGGGAGAGATGGCCCGCAGAAAGGAGACCTGA
- a CDS encoding MerR family transcriptional regulator, which yields MGVSKGHVRKSHMKGVGRVQRREPGYAMAVVKGMTGLSERQIRYYDAMGLVSPMRTPGGHRLYSQRDVERLLEIKSLIARGLKVSEVRERLREREEPPTELVSDRESFFLRKIRGPAFQGGVGIRERDPLGTTSVKSLYPMEKRPEIMKSVDGLRARKGEEKTSARNRDRQGGSPKETGRS from the coding sequence ATGGGTGTGAGTAAAGGCCATGTCAGAAAATCTCACATGAAGGGGGTGGGCAGGGTGCAGAGACGGGAGCCCGGCTACGCCATGGCCGTTGTCAAGGGGATGACAGGCCTCAGCGAGCGGCAAATTCGCTACTACGATGCCATGGGGCTGGTATCCCCTATGAGGACTCCCGGTGGCCACCGCCTGTACTCTCAAAGGGACGTTGAGAGGCTTCTGGAGATAAAGTCCCTAATAGCCAGGGGCCTCAAGGTGTCGGAGGTACGGGAACGCCTCAGGGAAAGGGAGGAGCCCCCCACGGAACTGGTGAGTGACCGGGAGTCCTTCTTCCTCCGGAAGATACGGGGGCCCGCCTTCCAGGGTGGGGTAGGGATCCGGGAACGAGATCCCCTGGGAACCACGTCCGTGAAGTCCCTTTACCCCATGGAAAAAAGACCAGAGATCATGAAGAGTGTAGACGGCCTGAGGGCCAGAAAAGGGGAGGAGAAGACCAGTGCCAGGAACCGAGACAGGCAGGGAGGAAGTCCTAAAGAAACTGGCCGATCTTAA
- a CDS encoding radical SAM protein, with amino-acid sequence MLLFTPPRRLRHVDEEAGENLGMGYVGAALAQAGIDVELLDAGLEGWNTARSVREIRGRTWKVLGLSVVLPTMVPPALSILENLGSPGLVMMGGHTPSLAAERLLAGSPRDDLVVVVGEGEVTSVELVRAYLSGASLDGIPGIARSGPNRSEPRPLIQDLDALPFPDRRYLRPALARGQDAMVASSRGCYNNCVFCSVGAFYGLSPGPKWRARSPGNIADEVERLVKDHSVRQFRFADDNFMGPGEKGRQRAEAIAGEFLKRRLPVRFEVSVRANDVEEDLFRQLKEAGLYRVFLGVEAGVDACLERLGKNLTVEENRRAVFTLRRLGLEPYIGFILFDPDTTLNELVQNLAFLQEIRGKDGIVNSRLDLLNRLEVYEGTPVSGLLRSQGRLTGNYLDYRYPFKDRGVALIYSALRLAQRLLIPVRRSLNRARRLLKARSPASLEG; translated from the coding sequence GTGCTGCTGTTCACTCCACCCCGCCGCCTGCGCCACGTGGACGAGGAGGCTGGGGAGAACCTGGGCATGGGCTATGTCGGGGCAGCCCTGGCCCAGGCTGGCATCGATGTTGAACTCCTGGATGCCGGCCTGGAGGGATGGAACACGGCCCGGTCCGTCCGGGAGATCCGTGGCCGTACCTGGAAGGTCCTGGGGCTTTCAGTAGTCCTGCCGACCATGGTCCCCCCTGCCCTCTCCATACTGGAGAACCTGGGCAGCCCTGGCCTGGTTATGATGGGCGGCCATACCCCCTCCCTGGCGGCCGAACGCCTCCTGGCAGGCTCCCCCAGGGATGACCTGGTAGTTGTGGTGGGTGAAGGAGAGGTCACCTCCGTGGAGCTGGTCCGGGCATACCTCTCAGGCGCCTCCCTGGATGGCATCCCGGGCATCGCCAGGAGCGGGCCTAACAGAAGCGAGCCCCGGCCCCTTATCCAAGACCTCGATGCCCTGCCCTTCCCCGACCGCAGGTACCTTCGCCCGGCACTGGCCAGGGGCCAGGACGCAATGGTGGCCTCCTCCCGGGGGTGCTACAACAACTGCGTCTTCTGCAGCGTCGGCGCTTTCTATGGCCTGTCACCGGGACCCAAGTGGAGGGCAAGGAGTCCTGGCAATATCGCGGACGAGGTGGAGCGCCTTGTGAAAGACCACAGTGTGAGACAGTTCCGTTTCGCCGACGACAACTTCATGGGACCCGGCGAGAAGGGCCGGCAGCGGGCCGAGGCCATCGCAGGTGAGTTCCTGAAGAGAAGGCTCCCGGTGCGCTTCGAGGTCTCCGTCAGGGCCAATGATGTGGAGGAGGACCTCTTCCGGCAGCTGAAAGAGGCCGGGCTCTACAGGGTGTTCCTGGGGGTTGAGGCCGGAGTGGACGCATGCCTTGAACGCCTGGGCAAGAACCTCACGGTAGAGGAGAACCGGAGGGCGGTTTTCACCCTCCGGAGACTTGGCCTTGAACCCTACATAGGTTTCATACTCTTTGACCCTGACACAACCCTCAACGAACTCGTCCAGAACCTTGCCTTTCTCCAGGAGATCCGGGGCAAGGACGGCATAGTCAACTCCAGGCTCGACCTCCTGAACCGCCTTGAGGTGTATGAGGGCACACCCGTGTCAGGACTCCTCCGGTCCCAGGGCAGGCTCACGGGCAACTACCTTGACTACCGCTACCCCTTCAAGGACAGGGGGGTCGCCTTGATCTACTCCGCTCTCCGGCTGGCCCAGAGACTCCTGATCCCGGTCCGCCGTTCCTTGAACAGGGCCAGGAGGCTCCTCAAGGCTCGAAGTCCGGCATCACTGGAGGGCTGA
- a CDS encoding CooT family nickel-binding protein — MCESNVFMASDGREDLIMEAVDIIKTEGAELFLQGVLGDTIRVKGRIKELRLMEHKIIVEPQ; from the coding sequence ATGTGTGAATCGAATGTATTCATGGCAAGTGACGGCCGGGAAGACCTCATCATGGAGGCCGTGGACATCATCAAGACAGAAGGCGCTGAGCTTTTTCTCCAGGGCGTTCTTGGCGACACCATAAGGGTCAAGGGACGCATTAAGGAGCTTCGCCTGATGGAGCACAAGATAATCGTGGAACCCCAGTAA
- a CDS encoding branched-chain amino acid ABC transporter permease, which yields MVNGIQLGSIYALIALGYTMVYGIVRLINFAHGEIYMAGAYIGYFVAGYLGPFFLPTLVIPMLLTPVLALIIERFAYRPLRFAPRLAALSTALGVSIFLQNFVRQFIGADYRPFPQIMTPHTYNVGGVIINNITILVVGVAFTLMMVLQFIVRRTKVGKAMRAVSYDKDAARLMGIDLDYVISVTFVLGSTLAAAAGVLVGIAYPRIDPVMGLLPGMKAFIAAVLGGIGNIPGAMLGGLVMGMAEIMVVYLYSSKWRDAVAFAILIVVLLLRPQGLLGRQLSEKV from the coding sequence ATGGTGAACGGCATTCAGCTGGGATCAATATACGCCCTTATCGCCCTCGGGTATACCATGGTGTACGGCATCGTCCGTCTGATCAATTTCGCTCACGGCGAGATCTACATGGCAGGCGCGTATATCGGGTATTTTGTCGCGGGCTACCTGGGCCCCTTCTTCTTACCCACACTGGTGATACCTATGCTGCTCACCCCGGTCCTTGCCCTCATAATCGAGCGATTTGCCTACCGGCCCCTACGTTTCGCTCCCCGGCTAGCAGCCCTCAGCACAGCCCTGGGGGTTTCGATTTTTCTGCAGAACTTCGTAAGGCAGTTCATCGGAGCCGACTACCGACCCTTTCCCCAGATCATGACCCCTCATACCTACAATGTCGGCGGCGTCATCATTAACAACATAACCATCCTGGTGGTTGGCGTGGCGTTCACCCTCATGATGGTGCTCCAGTTCATCGTGAGGCGGACCAAGGTAGGCAAGGCCATGAGGGCGGTGTCTTATGACAAGGACGCCGCGAGGCTCATGGGGATAGACTTGGACTACGTGATATCCGTCACCTTCGTGCTGGGCTCCACCCTGGCGGCAGCCGCGGGTGTGCTGGTGGGAATAGCTTACCCCCGCATCGATCCGGTCATGGGACTCCTGCCAGGTATGAAGGCGTTCATTGCAGCTGTGCTCGGAGGCATAGGCAACATCCCCGGCGCAATGCTGGGTGGGCTTGTCATGGGAATGGCGGAGATCATGGTTGTCTACCTCTACAGCTCCAAGTGGAGGGATGCGGTAGCCTTCGCCATACTCATCGTTGTGCTGCTCCTGAGGCCTCAAGGCCTCCTGGGACGCCAGCTCAGCGAGAAGGTGTAG
- a CDS encoding branched-chain amino acid ABC transporter permease, whose product MARSVKTETATRPHVIPGPVRVIGTAAALSALYFLVIAVAGHNPYYMQILSIAAINVIGAVSLNLINGFTGLFSIGHAGFLAIGAYTSGSLTVFLGFPFIPSIIMGGICAMAMGFVVGTPTLRLGGDYLAIATLGFGEIIRVVMNNIDKVGGPRGFTGIPPYSSFFWTYLFAVATVLIIINFVTSSHGRACKSIREDEIAARAMGINVTRYKVTVFVIGSFFAGVAGGLLVHTLQLAHPKMFGIMKSVDYLIMIVVGGYGSITGAIVAATLITGLTEALRFIQEWRMLVYGLLLIVVMLTRPQGLMGGFEVSFDRLAGLLGKPSADAGKQEGVK is encoded by the coding sequence ATGGCCAGATCAGTCAAGACGGAAACGGCAACCCGCCCCCATGTCATCCCCGGCCCCGTTCGTGTCATAGGTACTGCGGCTGCCCTTTCAGCCCTCTACTTCCTGGTAATTGCTGTGGCGGGACACAACCCCTACTACATGCAGATCCTATCCATAGCAGCCATCAACGTCATCGGCGCCGTGAGCCTGAACCTTATAAATGGGTTTACCGGCCTGTTTTCCATCGGGCACGCAGGCTTCCTGGCAATAGGCGCCTACACCTCGGGCTCCCTCACGGTGTTCCTGGGCTTCCCCTTCATCCCCTCGATCATCATGGGCGGGATCTGCGCCATGGCGATGGGCTTCGTGGTCGGAACGCCTACCCTTCGCCTTGGCGGTGACTACCTCGCCATTGCGACCCTGGGATTTGGGGAGATAATCCGGGTTGTAATGAACAACATCGACAAGGTGGGCGGGCCCCGCGGCTTCACGGGCATTCCCCCCTACTCCAGCTTCTTCTGGACCTACCTCTTTGCCGTGGCCACCGTGCTCATCATCATCAACTTCGTCACATCCAGCCACGGCCGGGCCTGCAAGTCCATAAGGGAGGATGAAATCGCCGCCCGGGCCATGGGTATAAACGTAACTCGCTACAAGGTGACCGTGTTCGTGATAGGCTCCTTCTTCGCCGGGGTCGCCGGCGGTCTCCTAGTACACACCCTCCAGCTGGCTCACCCGAAGATGTTCGGCATCATGAAGTCCGTGGACTACCTTATCATGATCGTGGTGGGCGGCTATGGGAGCATAACCGGGGCCATAGTGGCCGCAACCCTGATCACGGGGCTCACGGAAGCGCTCCGGTTCATCCAGGAGTGGAGGATGCTGGTGTACGGTCTCCTCCTGATCGTCGTGATGCTGACGAGGCCTCAGGGCCTTATGGGCGGCTTCGAGGTCAGCTTCGACCGCCTGGCTGGGCTCTTGGGGAAGCCCTCCGCCGATGCCGGGAAACAGGAGGGGGTGAAGTAG